From the genome of Papaver somniferum cultivar HN1 chromosome 2, ASM357369v1, whole genome shotgun sequence, one region includes:
- the LOC113346825 gene encoding uncharacterized protein LOC113346825 has translation MAVATISNGRYSYYHDDQTGSCNVIDSHHILVKQSTMKGFLLYLTILLLLADTVSLILLQETPGVLFFWVNLFGIIIVKSLHWNSIEKESVLIMPGLGVQLETHFRSGRVVHRFVPSGGILKPVLSECVTPVTCYWSLGLIVRGEAELLLVFQKLRPPMKMLVCVWKALCSASDSKERLGAVVQDQ, from the exons ATGGCTGTTGCCACTATTTCCAATGGGAGATATTCCTACTACCATGATGATCAAACTGGGTCATGCAATGTAATCGACTCCCATCATATCCTAGTCAAGCAGAGTACTATGAAGGGTTTTCTATTATACCTCACCATTCTTCTGTTGTTGGCAGATACTGTATCTCTCATACTGCTGCAG GAAACACCAGGTGTATTGTTCTTCTGGGTCAATTTATTTGGTATCATAATTGTCAAGTCATTGCACTGGAACTCAATTGAGAAAG AGTCTGTTTTGATTATGCCAGGACTTGGAGTTCAACTTGAAACACACTTCAGAAG CGGGAGAGTTGTTCACCGTTTTGTTCCCAGTGGAGGGATTTTAAAACCCGTATTGAGTGAGTGTGTCACGCCAGTTACCTGTTACTGGAGTTTGGGGTTGATCGTGCGTGGGGAAGCAGAGCTGTTGTTAGTGTTCCAG AAATTACGACCTCCGATGAAGATGTTGGTCTGTGTTTGGAAAGCTCTGTGTTCTGCCAGTGATAGCAAGGAAAGACTGGGTGCAGTTGTGCAGGACCAATAA